A genome region from Brassica oleracea var. oleracea cultivar TO1000 chromosome C2, BOL, whole genome shotgun sequence includes the following:
- the LOC106325248 gene encoding uncharacterized protein LOC106325248: MEELSEVLKNNRTQDISWLCSLSEPELDLLISLKKLAIQRAEITDHYELADHFDLKLLRALGLVLMEYVRKKDTSLVPSAGHQLMGLDKCNLLKTHVDDTTIDIEEIVTGICKIKKKKKKRKPIRLRSKSLKRRRYK; encoded by the exons ATGGAGGAACTCAGCGAAGTCTTGAAGAACAATAGGACGCAAGATATCTCTTGGCTTTGCTCTCTCTCAGAACCTGAACTG GATTTGCTCATCAGCTTAAAGAAGCTAGCCATTCAGCGAGCTGAAATAACTGATCACTACGAACTAGCTGATCATTTTGATCTCAAGTTGCTCCGCGCTCTTG GGCTTGTGCTAATGGAATATGTAAGAAAAAAGGATACCTCCCTTGTCCCAAGTGCTGGTCATCAGCTGATGGGTTTGGATAAATGCAATCTGTTGAAAACTCATGTCGATGATACAACAATAGACATTGAGGAGATTGTGACTGGAATATGCAAAATCAAAAAGAAAAAGAAGAAGAGAAAACCCATCAGATTAAGAAGTAAATCTCTCAAAAG